In Phyllostomus discolor isolate MPI-MPIP mPhyDis1 chromosome 3, mPhyDis1.pri.v3, whole genome shotgun sequence, a single genomic region encodes these proteins:
- the ZBED3 gene encoding zinc finger BED domain-containing protein 3, giving the protein MRRDELVVTMEETGGQDDDAALGSPFPGLEPAPAGRLGAPYSEAWGYFHLAPARPGQPSGYWATCRLCGEQVSRGPGFHAGTPALWRHLKSAHRRELEKSAARRSPPPAPSPAAAAEGDWARLLEQMGALAVRGSLRERELARREAAVEQGERALERRRRALLEEERAAAQARRELQAEKEALQARLRELSRREGALTTAPLQTPLKEEPEGERDSYTITKVQL; this is encoded by the coding sequence ATGAGGAGGGACGAACTGGTGGTGACCATGGAAGAGACAGGTGGGCAGGACGATGATGCTGCGCTGGGCAGCCCTTTTCCTGGCCTGGAGCCAGCGCCTGCCGGCCGCCTGGGGGCGCCATATTCCGAGGCCTGGGGTTACTTTCACCTGGCCCCGGCCCGCCCTGGACAGCCGTCTGGCTACTGGGCCACCTGCCGGCTGTGCGGGGAGCAGGTGAGCCGAGGCCCGGGCTTCCACGCGGGCACCCCGGCGCTGTGGAGGCACCTGAAGAGCGCACACCGGCGCGAGCTGGAGAAGAGCGCCGCACGCCGTTCACCGCCGCCCGCGCCCAGCCCTGCTGCGGCCGCAGAAGGCGACTGGGCGCGCTTGCTGGAACAGATGGGCGCGCTGGCCGTACGGGGAAGCCTGCGAGAGCGCGAGCTGGCACGGCGCGAGGCGGCCGTGGAGCAGGGCGAGCGCGCCCTGGAGCGGAGGCGCAGGGCCCTGTTGGAGGAGGAGCGAGCTGCGGCCCAGGCGCGGCGGGAGTTACAAGCCGAGAAGGAGGCGCTGCAGGCGCGGCTGCGAGAACTGAGCCGTCGCGAAGGAGCCTTGACCACGGCCCCCCTGCAGACTCCTCTCAAAGAGGAGCCCGAGGGGGAGAGGGACAGCTACACCATCACTAAGGTCCAGCTGTAG